Proteins found in one Mucilaginibacter gracilis genomic segment:
- a CDS encoding rhomboid family intramembrane serine protease, which translates to MSNYRQSPLANLTPVVKNLLIINIIFYVATWLLGSHINMVRLFSAFYFDSELFKPWQIISYMFMHDPNNIMHIIGNMFALFIFGPALEQTMGSKRFFNFYFICGIGALFCNMAVQAIEIHNIVRTYTVVDWTVLEGSPAYQKMAEIYYTPILGASGAVFGILIAFAVLFPDVELMLIFFPIPIKAKYFVSGYVVFELISGLGQFKGDSVAHFAHIGGALFGFIMIKIWGLNRRDNFYH; encoded by the coding sequence ATGAGTAATTACAGGCAGTCGCCATTGGCTAATTTAACACCGGTAGTAAAAAACTTACTAATTATAAATATTATTTTTTATGTAGCTACCTGGTTATTAGGTAGTCATATTAATATGGTGAGGCTCTTTTCGGCATTTTATTTTGATTCTGAACTTTTTAAGCCCTGGCAAATTATTTCGTACATGTTTATGCACGACCCCAATAATATCATGCACATCATTGGCAACATGTTCGCCTTGTTCATTTTTGGGCCCGCGCTCGAACAAACAATGGGTTCAAAGCGCTTTTTTAATTTTTACTTTATATGCGGTATAGGTGCATTGTTTTGTAACATGGCTGTACAAGCCATAGAAATTCATAATATTGTTAGAACGTACACCGTTGTTGACTGGACAGTTTTAGAAGGCTCGCCAGCTTATCAAAAAATGGCAGAGATTTATTATACGCCAATTTTGGGAGCGTCGGGAGCGGTTTTTGGGATATTGATAGCCTTTGCAGTACTTTTTCCGGACGTTGAGTTAATGCTTATATTTTTCCCGATACCTATTAAGGCAAAATATTTTGTTTCGGGTTACGTGGTTTTTGAATTAATTTCGGGACTGGGGCAATTTAAGGGCGATTCGGTAGCGCATTTTGCGCACATTGGCGGAGCACTATTTGGTTTTATTATGATAAAAATATGGGGATTAAACCGGCGCGACAATTTTTACCACTAA
- the mutL gene encoding DNA mismatch repair endonuclease MutL: protein MSDIIQLLPDSVANQIAAGEVVQRPASAVKELIENAIDAGADKIQLILKDAGKSLIQVIDNGCGMSLTDARMCFERHATSKIRKAEDLFAIRTMGFRGEAMASIAAIAQVELKTRRVEDELGTLIEIEGSEVVKQEACQCNAGTSICIKNLFYNIPARRNFLKGNPVEMRHIIDEFQRVALANPQIFFTLHHDGQEVYHLPSASLKQRIIHLLGNQYNQRLVPVEEETSIINLKGYVGKPEFARKTRGEQFFFVNNRFIKDGYLNHAVMTAFEELLPDESYPLYVLFIDIDPAKIDINVHPTKTEIKYQDEKSIYAIIRSAVKRSLGRYNITPTIDFDQENSIEHLITAKPLEDIVAPSISFNPDFNPFAAESTTKRDPNFRNHGDYQKSAIPANWDTLYQISQRDAPQQHQMDTGEQKVEINDEQVIKSSERQLFQIHNRLILSQIKSGFMLLNQQYAHERVLYERFLQQLENHSGVSQQTLFPQSVTLNGADFEMLRELLPDVRALGFDIREFGKNTVVVEGIPAELPNANEHELLEHLLEGFKNNLAILKLDKRDNLARALARNGAIKAGTRLSLEEMNILVDQLFACQMPNISLSGKPIIITFTLAELLEKFEK from the coding sequence ATGTCTGATATAATCCAACTTTTACCCGACTCGGTTGCTAACCAAATTGCAGCGGGCGAAGTGGTGCAAAGGCCGGCGTCGGCCGTAAAAGAACTAATTGAAAATGCCATAGATGCCGGGGCTGATAAAATACAACTGATACTAAAGGATGCCGGAAAATCATTGATACAGGTGATTGATAACGGTTGCGGAATGAGCCTTACCGATGCCCGTATGTGTTTTGAACGCCATGCCACGTCAAAAATACGAAAAGCCGAAGATTTATTTGCCATCCGTACCATGGGTTTTAGGGGCGAGGCCATGGCATCAATAGCAGCCATAGCGCAGGTTGAGTTAAAAACACGCCGTGTTGAAGATGAATTAGGGACGCTGATAGAAATTGAAGGATCGGAAGTTGTTAAGCAGGAGGCCTGCCAATGCAATGCCGGAACATCCATTTGCATTAAAAACCTGTTTTATAATATCCCGGCCCGCCGTAATTTTTTAAAGGGTAACCCGGTAGAAATGCGGCATATTATTGATGAGTTTCAGCGTGTAGCGTTAGCTAACCCGCAAATATTTTTTACGCTTCACCACGATGGGCAGGAGGTTTACCATTTACCTTCCGCAAGTTTAAAGCAACGCATTATCCATTTGCTTGGCAATCAATATAACCAGCGTTTGGTACCGGTTGAGGAAGAAACTTCTATCATAAACCTGAAGGGCTACGTAGGCAAGCCCGAGTTTGCGCGTAAAACCCGCGGCGAGCAGTTTTTTTTTGTGAATAACCGCTTTATTAAGGATGGCTATTTAAACCACGCCGTAATGACGGCCTTTGAGGAGTTGTTGCCCGATGAAAGTTATCCGCTGTACGTTTTGTTTATTGATATTGACCCGGCCAAAATTGATATTAACGTTCATCCCACCAAAACGGAAATTAAATATCAGGACGAAAAATCAATTTATGCCATTATCCGCTCGGCGGTAAAGCGTTCGTTGGGCAGGTATAATATTACACCTACAATTGATTTTGACCAGGAAAATAGCATAGAGCATTTAATAACGGCCAAGCCGCTCGAAGATATTGTTGCGCCAAGTATTAGTTTTAACCCCGATTTTAATCCGTTTGCAGCCGAGAGTACAACCAAGCGCGATCCTAATTTCAGGAACCACGGCGATTATCAAAAATCGGCAATTCCGGCAAACTGGGATACCCTGTACCAAATAAGCCAGCGTGATGCGCCGCAGCAGCACCAAATGGATACGGGCGAACAAAAGGTTGAGATAAACGATGAACAGGTGATTAAATCGAGCGAGAGGCAACTTTTTCAGATTCATAACCGTTTAATATTATCGCAGATCAAGTCGGGCTTTATGCTTTTAAATCAGCAATACGCACACGAAAGGGTACTGTACGAACGTTTTTTACAGCAGTTAGAAAATCATTCGGGCGTAAGCCAGCAAACTTTATTTCCGCAAAGCGTTACCCTTAACGGAGCCGATTTTGAGATGCTGCGCGAACTGCTGCCAGATGTGCGTGCCCTTGGGTTTGATATACGCGAGTTTGGTAAAAATACCGTTGTAGTTGAGGGTATACCAGCCGAATTGCCCAATGCCAACGAGCACGAATTATTAGAGCATTTATTAGAAGGTTTTAAAAACAACCTTGCTATTTTAAAGTTAGATAAACGGGATAATTTGGCCCGGGCGCTGGCGCGCAACGGTGCCATTAAAGCAGGCACCAGGCTATCACTCGAAGAAATGAATATATTGGTAGATCAGTTATTTGCCTGCCAAATGCCCAATATATCATTGAGTGGCAAGCCCATAATTATTACATTTACTTTGGCCGAACTTTTAGAAAAATTTGAAAAATAA